In the Cellulomonas sp. C5510 genome, CGAACAAGCGGGAGGAGGGGTCCGGTGCGCGCCAAGTCCGACGTGCTCGAGTCCGCCATCCTCGGGCTGCTCCACGACTCCCCGATGCACGGGTACGAGCTGCGCAAGCGGCTCAACCTGCTGCTCGGCTCGTTCCGGGCGCTGTCCTACGGGTCGCTGTACCCGGCGCTCAAGTCGCTCGTCGCGCGCGGACTCATCGCGGGGTCCGACCCGCAGCAGGCGCCCGCGCACGGACTCGCCGGCAAGCGCGCCCGGATCGTCTACCAGCTCACCGCCGAGGGCAAGGAGCAGTTCCAGCACGTGCTGGCGTCCTCCGGCCCGGCCGCGTGGGAGGACGAGAACTTCGGCTTCCGGTTCGCGTTCTTCGGGCAGACCGACGCCGAGACGCGGCTGCGGATCCTCGAGGGCCGGCGCACCCGGCTCACCGAGCGGCTGGAGACGATCCGCGAGTCCGTCACCCGGACCCGCGTCCGCATGGACGAGTACACCCTCGAGCTCCAGCGTCACGGGCTCGAGCAGGTCGAGCGCGAGGTGCGCTGGCTCGACGACCTCATCGACCACGAGCGCAGCAACCGCGGCGCCCGTCCCCAGGGAGACGGCCACCCGGCCGCCACCCGCACGAACGCTGTCGAGGATGACTCCATCGTCGCGGCACAACCCCCTCAGAAGGAGCGAGGATGACTGCCATCCGCGTTGCGATCGCGGGCGTGGGTAACTGCGCCTCGTCGCTGGTCCAGGGCGTGCACTACTACGCCGACGCCGAGCCGGGCACCAAGGTGCCGGGCCTCATGCACGTGCAGTTCGGGGACTACCACGTCTCCGACCTGGAGTTCGTGCTCGCGTTCGACGTCGACGCCAAGAAGGTCGGGTTCGACCTGTCCGAGGCGATCGTCGCGTCCGAGAACAACACCATCAAGATCGCCGACGTCCCGCCGCTCGGCGTGACCGTCCAGCGCGGCCCGACCCTCGACGGCATCGGCAAGTACTACGCCCAGACCATCGAGGAGTCCGACGCGGAGGCCGTGGACGTCGTCCAGGCGCTCAAGGACGCGAAGGTCGACGTGCTGGTGTCCTACCTGCCGGTCGGCTCCGAGGAGGCCGACAAGTTCTACGCCCAGGCCGCCATCGACGCGGGCGTGGCCTTCGTCAACGCGCTGCCCGTGTTCATCGCGTCCGACCCCGAGTGGGCCGCGAAGTTCGAGGCGGCCGGCGTGCCGATCGTCGGCGACGACATCAAGTCCCAGGTCGGCGCGACCATCACGCACCGCGTGCTCGCCCGCCTGTTCGAGGACCGCGGCGTCATCCTGGACCGCACGTACCAGCTGAACGTCGGCGGCAACATGGACTTCAAGAACATGCTCGAGCGCGAGCGCCTGGAGTCCAAGAAGATCTCCAAGACGCAGGCCGTCACCTCGAACCTCGAGGACGGGCCGCTGGCCGGCAAGAAGGACGACCGCAACGTCCACATCGGCCCGTCGGACTACGTGGCCTGGCTCGACGACCGCAAGTGGGCGTACGTCCGCCTCGAGGGCCGCGCGTTCGGCGAGGTGCCCCTGAACCTGGAGTACAAGCTCGAGGTCTGGGACTCCCCGAACTCGGCCGGCATCATCATCGACGCCGTCCGCGCCGCGAAGATCGCGAAGGACCGCGGCATCGGCGGCCCGATCCTGTCGGCGTCGACCTACTTCATGAAGTCCCCGCCGGTCCAGCACGAGGACCAGCACGGCCGGGAGCTCGTGGAGAAGTTCATCCGCGGCGAGATCGAGCGCTGACCCGCCCGTAGCGGAGCGCAGGATCAGCGCGACCACGAGATCGAGCGCTGACCCGCGACGAGGGGCCCGGCACCACATCGGTGCCGGGCCCCTCGCGCGTCCCCGGGGACGAGGCGTCGTCAGGACGCGGCGATCTCCGCCCGCAGCGCCCCGAGCAGCGTCTCCAGGTCGTCCGCGAGCGCCTCGGCCTGCGCCTGCGTGGCGGTCGCGGACAGCGTCCACACCGTCGCGGGCGCGCCGTCGGCGCCGGGCCGGGCGACGAACTCCTGCACCTGGGTGAGCCGCACCGGCTCCCCGTCGATCGTCGTGGTGAAGCGCACCTCCTGCGCGAGCGCGGGCGTCGTCGCGTCCCCGGCCTGCTCGCGCCGGTGCAGCGCGACGTCCTGCTCGGTGGCCTGGATCGCCCGGAGCGCCTCGGCGCCGAGCGTGAGCACCAGTCCCGGGTCGGCGGAGCGCTGCACCCCGACGGTGACGTTCGCGGTGAAGCCGGCGTCCGGCACGTCGTGGGCGGCGGCGAACGCGATGCCCGGCGTGCCGAGCCGGTCCGGCGGGATGGTGCGCCACCCGTCGGGCAGCGCGCCGGCGTCCTGGGGGTCGGTGCTCATGGGTCTCCTCGGTCGGCTGGCCGCACCGAGTCTAGGAGGAGCGCCCGTTAGCCTGGCCCGGTGCAGGTGGTCTCCGATCTGAAGCAGCTGTGGCCCCTGGTGGACTTCCGGCGGCTGCTCGCCGTGCGCCTGGTGAGCCAGTGCGCGGACGGCCTGTTCCAGGCGGGGCTCGCGACGCTGTTCTTCTTCTCGCCGGAGAACGCCACCACCGCGACCGGGGTGGCGGCCGCCTTCGCGGTGCTGCTGCTGCCGTTCACCGTGGTGGGGCCGTGGGCGGGCGTGCTGCTGGACCGGTGGCGCCGGCGACAGGTGCTGCTGGTCGGCAACCTCGTCCGCACGGGGCTGACGCTGCTGACGGCGCTGGTGATGGCGACGGCCGGCGTCGCCCCCGCGGTCTACGTGCTGGCGCTCGTGACGCTGTCGGTCAACCGGTTCCTGCTGTCGGCGCTGTCGGCGTCCCAGCCGCGGGTCGTCGCCGGGCCGCTGCTGCTCACGGCGAACTCGATCACCCCGACGCTCGGCACGGTGTCGTCCGGCGTCGGCTGGGGCATCGGGTTCCTGCTCGGCCTGGTGCTGCCGGGGGGCACCACCCGCGACGTGGCGTCGCTGGTCGCGGCGGCGGTGCTGATGACGACGGCCTCGCTCGTCGCGACCCGGCTCGGCAAGGACCTGCTGGGTCCGGACGTCCGGGCCGACGCGTCGGAGATGCGCCGCGCGCTCGGCACGCTGGCCCGCGGCCTCGTCGGCGGGGCCCGCTACCTGGTCCGGCGCGGCACCCCCGCCCGGGCGCTCGGCGTCATGGCCGTGCACCGGTTCCTGTACGGCGCCGTCTTCATCGCGAGCCTGCTGATCTCACGCAACCTGCTGTCGGACCCCGCCGACGCGCGGGCCGGGCTGGTCACGTTCAGCACCGTGGCCGCGGTGACCGGGGTCGGCTTCGCCCTGGCGGTCGTCGCGACGCCGATCGTGTCGCCCCTGGTCGGACCGCAGGGCTGGATCTCGATCTGCCTGGTGCTGGCGGCGGCGACGCAGGCGCTCCTCGCGGTCACCGTCGCGTTCCCCGCGGTCCTCGCCGGGTCGTTCGTGCTGGGCCTGGCGGCGCAGGGCGCGAAGATCGCGGTCGACACGATCGTGCAGCGGGACACCGCGGACGCGTTCCGCGGCCGGGCGTTCGCGCTGTACGACGTGCTGTACAACGCGGCGTTCGTCGGCGCCGCGGCCCTGGCGGCCGTCGCGCTGCCGGACACCGGGTGGTCCCGCGGGGTGTTCGCCCTGCTGGCGCTGGCCTACCTGGCGGCGGCCGCGGTGTACCGGACTCGCGCGACGGTCCCCGAGGCGGTGCCGGCCGCGGCCTGACCGAGCCGGCGCGACGTCAGCCCTGTCGCTCGGCCCACCAGGCCAGCAGCTCCTCGCGGGCGGCCTCCTCGCCGAGCGGGCCGCGCTCCATGCGCAGCTCGAGCAGGTACCGGTACGCCTCGCCGACCACGCGGCCGGGGCCGACGCCGAGCGCCGCCATGATCTGCGTGCCGTCGAGGTCCGGGCGGATGGCCGCCAGCTCCTCCTGCTCCCGCAGCTCCGCGATCCGGCGCTCCAGGTCGTCGTAGGCCTGGGACAGCCGGCGGGCCTTGCGGACGTTGCGGGTCGTGCAGTCCGATCGGGTCAGACGGTGCAGGCGCTCCAGCAACGGGCCCGCGTCGGTGACGTACCGGCGGACCGCGGAGTCGGTCCAGGCACCGTCCCCGTAGCCGTGGAACCGCAGGTGCAGCTCGGTGAGCCGGGCGACCGCCTGGACCGTCGCCTTGTCGAAGTGCAGCGCGCGCAGCCGCTTCGCGACGAGCTTCGCGCCCACGACCTCGTGGTGGTGGAACGACACCCCGCCGCCGGACTCGAACCGGCGGGTCGCCGGCTTGCCGATGTCGTGCAGCAGGGCGGCGAGCCGCAGCACCAGGTCCGGGCCGGGCACGGCCCCGTCCGGGCCGGTCTCCAGGGCGATCGCCTTGTCGAGCACCGTCAGGGAGTGCTCGTAGACGTCCTTGTGGCGGTGGTGCTCGTCGATCTCCAGCCGCAGCGCCGGCAGCTCGGGCAGCACCTGCTGCGCCAGGCCCGTGTCGACCAGGACCCGCAGGCCCGGGCGCGGCTGCGGCGACAGCAGCAGCTTGACCAGCTCGTCGCGCACCCGCTCCGCGGACACGATGGCGAGCCGCTCCGCCATGTCCGTGGCTGCTGCGAGCGCCGCAGGGTCGACCGCGAACCCGAGCTGTGCGGCGAAGCGGGCGGCGCGCATCATCCGCAGCGGGTCGTCGTCGAACGACTGCCGCGGGTCGACCGGCGTCCGCAGCACCCCGCGCGCGAGGTCCTGCAGGCCCTCGAACGGGTCGACGAAGGCGAGCTCAGGCAGCCGGATCGCCATCGCGTTGACGGTGAAGTCGCGGCGCGACAGGTCGCCCTCGAGCGTGTCTCCGAAGACGACCTCGGGCTTGCGGGACGTCGGGTCGTAGGCGTCGGTCCGGTAGGTCGTGACCTCGACGACGACGTCCGGCGCCCCGCGACGCCCGTGCCGGCGGGCGCCGATGGTGCCGAACGCGCGCCCGATGTCCCAGTGCGCGTCCGCCCAGCCGGCCAGCAGCCGCTCGGTCTCGTCGGGCGTCGCCGAGGTCGCGAAGTCGAGGTCGGCGCTCGGTCGGCCGAGGAACGCGTCGCGCACCGGGCCGCCCACCAGTGCCAGCTCGTGACCCGCGGCGCGGAACAGCCCGCCCAGCTCGAGGGCAGCCGGGGCGAGTCCGGCGATCACGCCGAGCGCGCGCTTCTGCAGCGCGACCAGCGCCTCGGGGTCGGCGGTGCCCGCGGCGGCGGGGCGGGGGGTCAGGTCCTCGGGCGGCACGACGCCCAAGCCTGCCAGATCGGCGCGGCGGCGGTCCCCGTCCACACGTCCTCCACGCGCACGCGGCCGGTCGCCAGGGCGGAGTCGTTACAGTGGCCTGCATGCCCGAGCCCGTGAGCGCCCTGCCACCGGAGGGCGTGCCCGCCCCTCCGGGGGGCCACGCGCTGCGGATCGACCCGCGGACGACCCGGGTCCGGCACACCCAGCTGCCCGTCGTCGAGGAGACCTCGGCGGGCGGCCTGGTGGTGCGCCTGGAGGGCGGCGTCCACGTCGCGGCGGTCATCGCGCGCCGCAACCGCGCGGGCCGGCTCGAGTGGTGCCTGCCGAAGGGCCACCTCGAGGGCGAGGAGACGCCGGAGGAGGCAGCGGTCCGCGAGATCGCCGAGGAGACCGGCATCGTCGGGCGGATCGTCCGGCGGCTCGGCGTCATCGACTACTGGTTCACGGGCGACGACCGGCGGGTGCACAAGATGGTGCACCACTACCTGCTGGGCGCGGTCGGCGGTGAGCTGACGGTCGAGGGCGACCCCGACGGGGAGGCCGAGGACGTGGCGTGGGTGCCGGTCCTCGAGCTGCCGGCGCGGCTGGCCTACCCCAACGAGCGGCGACTGGCCGAGACCGCGCACGTGGTCCTGGTCGGCCAGGCATGAGGCTGCGGGGCACCGGGCGCCGGGCGCGCAGGGCCGCCGCCGCCCTCGTCGCGACCGCCGTGCTCGCGCTGCCGGCCCTGTCCGTGGCACCGGCGGTCGCCGCGGCGGGAACCGGGACCGCGCAGGCCGTGCCCGTGCCCGCAGCCCCCGCCACGGACGACCTTCCGGTCTCCGTCGCCGTGACCGACGTGGCGCCGCAGGTGCTGCAGCCCGGCGAGGACCTCACCGTGACCGCCCGGCTGCGGAACGAGGGCGACGAGGCCGTCGAGCGTCCCCGCGCGTCCGTCCGCATCTACCGGTACCGGATGTCGTCGCGCGACGAGCTGGCGCGCTGGGCCGCGAGCGGCGCGTCCAGCCCCGTCGGCGACGTGGCCGCGACCACCGTGCTCGACGACCCCCTCGAGCCCGGGCAGCAGGTGACCGTCGAGGTCACGGTGCCCGCCTCCGCGATCGGGCTGCTCCGCACCGACGACGCCTGGGGTCCGCGCGGCATCGCGCTCGACGTGTTCGACGGCTCGTCCCGCGTCGGCATCGAGCGCACGTTCCTGCTGTGGCAGTCCGCGGAGGACGTGCCGGCGACACGGCTCGGCGTGCTCGCGCCCGTCGTGGGACCCGCGACTGACCCGGCGAGCACGGCGGCGAGCACCACGGCGGGCGAGGACGACGGCGAGGACGAGCACGGCGGCCCGGGGGCCACCGGCGCGCCGGAGGCGACCGGCTCGCCCACCCCGACCTCCTCACCCACCGGTGGCGCGGGGGCCGGGTCGGGGACCGACGACGAGGGCACGACCGACGACGAGGGGTCTGACGCCGCGCTCACCGCCCTGACCTCCGCGGGCGGCCGGTTGAGCCGCCTGCTGCAGGCCACCGCCGAGCACCCCTCCGTCACCTGGGCCGTCGACCCCGCCCTCGTGGAGGCCGCCGCCGCCGGGTCGCGGGCCGACCGGGCCTGGTTCTCGTCCCTCGAGGACGCGGCGGGGTCCCGGGAGGTGCTGCGGCTGCCCTGGGCCGACCCCGACCTGGCGGCGATCGCGCACGCGGGCGAGCCCGACCCGGACGCGGACCTGCTGCAGCTCGCCCAGGAGGTCACCGGGTCCACCGAGGACAGCGCGCTGTGGTCGGACGCCCGGCCCGTGCTGCTGACCGCCGACGACGTGCCGGACCTCGTGACCGCCGCCCGCGCCGCGAGCTCGGCGCCCGGCGTGCCGCTCGTCGTCGGGTCCGCCGCGCTGCCGCCGCTCGGACTCGCCCCCGTCGGTGCACGGGCGTCCGTGGCGACCGACGGCGGGGCGGTCTCCGCGCTGGTCCCCGACGCGACGCTCAGCGCCCTGCTCGCCACCCCCTCCGCCGTCCAGCCCGGCGCCACCGCGGCGACCACCGCGCAGCGCGCCCTCGCCGAGACCGCCGTGCTCGCCCGCGCCGGCGACGACGAGGGCGTCGACGTGCTCGCCACCCTGCCGCGCGACTGGCAGCCCTCCGCGACGCTGACCTCCGCGGCGCTCGACGCGCTCGAGGCCGCGCCGTGGGTCGACACCGTCGGCGTCGGGGAGCTCGCGACGGGCACCGACACCGCGTCCGAGCGCGGGGCCCTGCCCGCGTCGAGCCGCGCCGGCACCGAGCTCACCCCCGCGTGGGTCAACGCGCTGGCCGCGGACTGGCGCGCCGCCGGCGAGTTCGCGAGCGTGGTCGAGGATCCCGCCGCCCTGCTCGACGGGCTGGACGCCGCGCTCGTCGCCCCCCTCGCCGTGGCCTGGCGCGACGACCCCGAGGGGCGCGCCACCGCCGTGGCGGACGCGCGCCGCGAGGCCACCGACCGGCAGTCCGGGCTGGTCGCGGTGCTCAACCAGCAGTTCACCGTCATCTCGTCGTCCGCGCAGATCACGGTCGCCGTCCGCAACGAGCTCGACCAGGCCGCCCGGGTGCGGGTCGAGCTGCGCCCGCACAAGGGCTGCCTCGACACCGCGCGGTCCGACCTCACGACCGTCCCGCCGGAGCAGGAGACCTCCGTCGTCCTGACGCTGCGCGCCAGCGCCAACTGCGATGTCGAGGTCGACGTCAGCCTGGTGTCCGCCGGCGGGCGGGAGCTGGCGACGCCCGTGCAGTTCTCCGCGCGCGTCGCGCCGACCATCGAGAGCGTCGGCAGCTGGGTGATCGGCGTGCTGCTCGCTCTGGCGCTCGCCTTCGGCATCTGGCGCACGGTCCGCCGCGGGCAGACCGCCCGGCGCGGCGCCCGCGTGGTGCAGGACCCGGTCACCGCCCGCGCCGCGCAGCCCCCGGTGGGCACCGACGACGAGGACCCCGACGACGCTCCCGACCGGCCCGGACGACAGGACCCCTCATGACGACACCCGCCCCCGGGGCGGCCGGGGCCGACCCGGACGGCACCGCCGGCGGCGGCACCGCGGCCACCGATCCCGCATCCGGCGACCCGGCCGCGGACGCGCCCGCGCTCCCGGCCCGCAGCGGGCTCGGACGCTCGTCGCTCATCATGGCGTCCGGCACGGCAGCGTCCCGCGTCCTCGGCTTCGTCAACACCGCCCTGCTCGGGTGGGCGATCGGCCTGACGGGCAGCGTGGCGAACGCCTTCTCCGTCGCCAACAAGCTGCCGAACACCCTGTACCTGCTCATCGCGGGCGGCGTGCTCAACGCCGTGCTCGTGCCCCAGGTGGTGCGGGCCTACCGGCGGCCCGACGGCCAGCACTACGTCGACCGGCTGCTGACCGTCGGCATCGTCGGTCTCGGCGGGCTGACCGTCGTGCTGACCGCGGCCGCCCCGCTGTGGGTGCTGCTGTACTCCGAGTTCCCCGACCCGCGCGTCACGGCGGTCGCCACGACCATGGCGTTCTGGTGCATCCCGCAGGTCTTCTTCTACGGGCTGTACTCGCTTCTGGGCCAGGTGCTCAACGCGCGCGGCTCGTTCGGGCCCTACATGTGGGCCCCCGTGGTCAACAACATCGTGTTCATCGCGGGCCTGCTCGTCCTGGTCCGCACGTACGGCCCGGTCGACGAGCACACGCCGGTCGGGGAGTGGACGGGCGCCCAGACCGCGGTGCTCGGCGGAGCCGCGACCGTCGGCATCGTGGCGCAGGCGCTCGTGCTGCTGGTACCGCTGTACCGCAGCGGGTTCCGGTACCGGCCGCGCTGGGGGCTGCGCGGGTCCGGCCTCGGGTCGGCCGGGCGGGTCGCGAGCTGGACGTTCCTCGGCCTGCTGATCGGCCAGGTCGGCGTCTGGAGGATCAGCGTCGTCGCGTCGTCGGTCACCGGCGAGGGTCTCGCCGGCAACGCGGTCTACGACCGGGCGTTCCTGCTGTTCATGCTCCCGCACTCCCTCGTCACGGTGACGCTCGCGACAGCGCTGTTCACCCGGCTGTCCGGGCGGGCGGCCGCGGGCGACGCCGCGGGGGTCCGGGCCGACCTCTCGCTCGGCCTGCGCACCGTGGGCGTGTTCACCGTGCTGGCCACGACAGGGATCGCGGTCCTCGCGTTCCCGCTGGTCCGCGCGATGTTCCCCACGCAGACCGACACGGCCGTCCACTCGCTCGCCGTCGTCGTCGTGGTGCTCCTGCTCGGCCTCGTCCCGTTCGGGATCTGGTCGCTGTGCCAGCGCGTGTACTACGCCTACGAGGACGCGCGCGGGATGATCCCCGTCCAGGTCGTCATGGCGGCCGTCGTCGTCGGGGGCACCGAGCTGGGGCGGGCGCTGCTCGCCGACCGGTACTGGGTCGCCGCGGCGTGCGCGTCGATGGCGCTGTCGTACCTGGTCGGGGCCGCCGCCGCGCTCGTGTCGGTCCGGCGGCGGCTCGGCGGTCTCGACGGCCGGCGGGTCCTGGTGCTGCACCTCAAGGCCGGCGCGGGGGCGGTGCTCGCGGCCGCCGCGGGGCTCGGGCTGCTGGCCGCGCTCGGCCCGGTGCAGACGTTCCGGGACGCCGTGGTCGCGTGCGTCGCCGGCGCGGTGCTGATCACCGCGGTGTACGTCGGCACGCTCGCCCTGCTCCGCGTCGGAGAGCTGGGTGTCCTGCTGCGGCCCGTGCTCCGCGTGGTGCGCCGCGGGCGCTGACCCGGCCGGTCCGCGAGCCCTCCGTCGCCGGCCCGGCCGGCGGGGCGACGCGGTCCCCAGGGACCCCCGCGGATCCGCCGCCGCACCGGCAGCCCGTCTAGCATGACGGGGAGCCCGCGCCGGTGACGGCGCGGCCGACCGGCGGCAGACCCCACGACCCGACGACCCGACGGAGGACCAGGTGGCGCAGTCCCGACCCGGGGACCCCGGACGTCGCGGCGACCCCGCCGGCCGGTTCGGGAGCACCGTCGCCGGGCGGTACCGGCTGGACGAGCCGCGCCACGGGGACCTGCCCGGCGCCGAGCGCTGGACCGCCACCGACCAGATCCTGGCCCGGCGGGTCACGGTGACCCTCGTGACCGGGCCGCGCGCGGCTGCCGTGCTCGACGCCGCGCGGAGGGCCGCCCTCGTCGTCGACCCCCGCCTGGCCCGGATCCTCGACGTCGGGACCGCCGACGGCACGGGCTACGTCGTCACGGAGGCGGTCGACGGACGCAGCCTCGCGGCGCTCGCCGCCCGCGCCCCGCTCGCCCCCGACCAGGCGCGCGCGGTCGTCGGGGAGGCAGCCGCCGCCCTGGAGGTCGCGCGCCGCAGGGGCGTCCACCACCTCGCGCTGCGCCCCGAGACCGTGGTCCTCACCTCCGGCAGCCGCGTCGTGGTGGAGGGGCTGGCGGTCGACGGCGAGCTGCTCGACGCCGCAGGCGGGGGCGCGCACGCCATGAGCCGCACCGACACGGTCGGCCTGGTCCGGGTGCTGTACGCCGCTCTCACCGGGCAGTGGCCCGCCGCCACGACCACCACCGCGCCCGTACCCACGTTCGAGGAGTGGGCCTCCAGGGCGCCCGACGGGCCCTCCGCCTCCGTCGACCCCGGGCTGCCGGCCGCGCCCGACCACGACGGCTCCCCCACCGCACCCGCCGACCTGGTGCCCGGCGTGCCCGCGGACCTCGACACGCTCTGCGTCGTGACCCTCGGGCCGCACGACGACGGCCCGCACAGCCCCGGTGAGCTCGTCCGCGAGCTCGAGCCCTGGCGTGCCGTCCGCGCCGACGAGGTGTTCCGCGCCGCCGACTCCGGGCGCTGGCCCGCCCTCACCGACTCCCCCGTGCCCCCGCGCGCGGACGGTGGCACGCCCACCGGCACGACCACCGCACCTCCGACGGGAAGCAGCCCCATGAGCGACGACCAGCAGCGCACCAGCCCGACCGCGGACGGCGACACCCCGGCCGAGGGGTCTCCGGCGGCCGGGGCCGGTGGCGGGGCCGCGGCTGCGGGTGGGGCGGCGGGCGCCGCTGCCGCGACCGGGACCACCGCGGGCGCGACCGGCACCGGGGCCGTCCCCGGGGTCGGCGCTGCAGCGGCCACCGGCGAGGCGGCTGCCACGGCCGCGGGCGCAGGGGCCGGCGCGGCGGCCGGCACCGCCGCGGCGGGCGGCGGCGTGGCACGCCAGTCCGTGCGCTCCGCGTTCGGCGCGGCCCAGGGGCCGGGCACCCGGCGCCCCGGGACGCCGCCCCCGCCGTCCCCGTCGGCTCGCGCACGTCCGGACCCGCGCCCGACGGCCCGTCGGACGCCCCCGGCGACACCCCGCCGTCCGTCCCGCCCGCCCGGTCCGGGTCGGCGGCCGAGCCCGCACCGGCGGCCGGACCCGACATGCCGCCGGCCATCCCGCCCGCCGGTCGTGGCGCGCCGTCCGGCGACCGCGAGGCCCGCCGCGAGCAGGACGACGAGCGCGACGACCGTCCCGCGGCGGGGGACGCCGCCGTCGCCGGTCTCGCCGCCGCCGCCGCTGCCGCGTCACCCCGGCCCGAGCCGGCACGCGCGTCCGCCCAGGACGCGAGCACGACCGGCAACGCCGGGGCCTCCGAGCCGTCCGGCCCCCCGGTCCGCCGGACGACCTCGGCGTTCGCGACCGTGACGCCCGAGCCACGGCCGGCACCCGAGGCCGCGGCACGTGCCGCCGACCCGGAGCCCCTCGGCGCCGCGGACGCCCCGGGCGGTCCGGGCCACCCGGACTGGGACCTGCCGTTCGCCGCCGACGAGCCCTCCCGCGGCCCGGGCCAGCGCCGGTTCGACCCGACGCGCTGGGTCCTCGGACTGGTCGCCATCGGCGTGGTCGTCGGCGTCGTGATCGCCATCGGCAACGTGCTGCGCCCCTGGGACGGCGGCGGGGACGACTCCGCCGGGGCCGTCCCGGTGGTCACGCCGACGGTCACCGCACCGCCCGCGCCGGAGGACACGGGCGACGACGGCGCCGGCGAGGACGAGGAGGCGCCCGCCACCGAGCCGCCGGTCATCGCCACC is a window encoding:
- a CDS encoding PadR family transcriptional regulator is translated as MRAKSDVLESAILGLLHDSPMHGYELRKRLNLLLGSFRALSYGSLYPALKSLVARGLIAGSDPQQAPAHGLAGKRARIVYQLTAEGKEQFQHVLASSGPAAWEDENFGFRFAFFGQTDAETRLRILEGRRTRLTERLETIRESVTRTRVRMDEYTLELQRHGLEQVEREVRWLDDLIDHERSNRGARPQGDGHPAATRTNAVEDDSIVAAQPPQKERG
- a CDS encoding inositol-3-phosphate synthase — protein: MTAIRVAIAGVGNCASSLVQGVHYYADAEPGTKVPGLMHVQFGDYHVSDLEFVLAFDVDAKKVGFDLSEAIVASENNTIKIADVPPLGVTVQRGPTLDGIGKYYAQTIEESDAEAVDVVQALKDAKVDVLVSYLPVGSEEADKFYAQAAIDAGVAFVNALPVFIASDPEWAAKFEAAGVPIVGDDIKSQVGATITHRVLARLFEDRGVILDRTYQLNVGGNMDFKNMLERERLESKKISKTQAVTSNLEDGPLAGKKDDRNVHIGPSDYVAWLDDRKWAYVRLEGRAFGEVPLNLEYKLEVWDSPNSAGIIIDAVRAAKIAKDRGIGGPILSASTYFMKSPPVQHEDQHGRELVEKFIRGEIER
- a CDS encoding MFS transporter, coding for MQVVSDLKQLWPLVDFRRLLAVRLVSQCADGLFQAGLATLFFFSPENATTATGVAAAFAVLLLPFTVVGPWAGVLLDRWRRRQVLLVGNLVRTGLTLLTALVMATAGVAPAVYVLALVTLSVNRFLLSALSASQPRVVAGPLLLTANSITPTLGTVSSGVGWGIGFLLGLVLPGGTTRDVASLVAAAVLMTTASLVATRLGKDLLGPDVRADASEMRRALGTLARGLVGGARYLVRRGTPARALGVMAVHRFLYGAVFIASLLISRNLLSDPADARAGLVTFSTVAAVTGVGFALAVVATPIVSPLVGPQGWISICLVLAAATQALLAVTVAFPAVLAGSFVLGLAAQGAKIAVDTIVQRDTADAFRGRAFALYDVLYNAAFVGAAALAAVALPDTGWSRGVFALLALAYLAAAAVYRTRATVPEAVPAAA
- a CDS encoding CCA tRNA nucleotidyltransferase; the protein is MVALQKRALGVIAGLAPAALELGGLFRAAGHELALVGGPVRDAFLGRPSADLDFATSATPDETERLLAGWADAHWDIGRAFGTIGARRHGRRGAPDVVVEVTTYRTDAYDPTSRKPEVVFGDTLEGDLSRRDFTVNAMAIRLPELAFVDPFEGLQDLARGVLRTPVDPRQSFDDDPLRMMRAARFAAQLGFAVDPAALAAATDMAERLAIVSAERVRDELVKLLLSPQPRPGLRVLVDTGLAQQVLPELPALRLEIDEHHRHKDVYEHSLTVLDKAIALETGPDGAVPGPDLVLRLAALLHDIGKPATRRFESGGGVSFHHHEVVGAKLVAKRLRALHFDKATVQAVARLTELHLRFHGYGDGAWTDSAVRRYVTDAGPLLERLHRLTRSDCTTRNVRKARRLSQAYDDLERRIAELREQEELAAIRPDLDGTQIMAALGVGPGRVVGEAYRYLLELRMERGPLGEEAAREELLAWWAERQG
- a CDS encoding NUDIX hydrolase, yielding MPEPVSALPPEGVPAPPGGHALRIDPRTTRVRHTQLPVVEETSAGGLVVRLEGGVHVAAVIARRNRAGRLEWCLPKGHLEGEETPEEAAVREIAEETGIVGRIVRRLGVIDYWFTGDDRRVHKMVHHYLLGAVGGELTVEGDPDGEAEDVAWVPVLELPARLAYPNERRLAETAHVVLVGQA
- a CDS encoding DUF6049 family protein, translating into MRLRGTGRRARRAAAALVATAVLALPALSVAPAVAAAGTGTAQAVPVPAAPATDDLPVSVAVTDVAPQVLQPGEDLTVTARLRNEGDEAVERPRASVRIYRYRMSSRDELARWAASGASSPVGDVAATTVLDDPLEPGQQVTVEVTVPASAIGLLRTDDAWGPRGIALDVFDGSSRVGIERTFLLWQSAEDVPATRLGVLAPVVGPATDPASTAASTTAGEDDGEDEHGGPGATGAPEATGSPTPTSSPTGGAGAGSGTDDEGTTDDEGSDAALTALTSAGGRLSRLLQATAEHPSVTWAVDPALVEAAAAGSRADRAWFSSLEDAAGSREVLRLPWADPDLAAIAHAGEPDPDADLLQLAQEVTGSTEDSALWSDARPVLLTADDVPDLVTAARAASSAPGVPLVVGSAALPPLGLAPVGARASVATDGGAVSALVPDATLSALLATPSAVQPGATAATTAQRALAETAVLARAGDDEGVDVLATLPRDWQPSATLTSAALDALEAAPWVDTVGVGELATGTDTASERGALPASSRAGTELTPAWVNALAADWRAAGEFASVVEDPAALLDGLDAALVAPLAVAWRDDPEGRATAVADARREATDRQSGLVAVLNQQFTVISSSAQITVAVRNELDQAARVRVELRPHKGCLDTARSDLTTVPPEQETSVVLTLRASANCDVEVDVSLVSAGGRELATPVQFSARVAPTIESVGSWVIGVLLALALAFGIWRTVRRGQTARRGARVVQDPVTARAAQPPVGTDDEDPDDAPDRPGRQDPS
- the murJ gene encoding murein biosynthesis integral membrane protein MurJ, giving the protein MTTPAPGAAGADPDGTAGGGTAATDPASGDPAADAPALPARSGLGRSSLIMASGTAASRVLGFVNTALLGWAIGLTGSVANAFSVANKLPNTLYLLIAGGVLNAVLVPQVVRAYRRPDGQHYVDRLLTVGIVGLGGLTVVLTAAAPLWVLLYSEFPDPRVTAVATTMAFWCIPQVFFYGLYSLLGQVLNARGSFGPYMWAPVVNNIVFIAGLLVLVRTYGPVDEHTPVGEWTGAQTAVLGGAATVGIVAQALVLLVPLYRSGFRYRPRWGLRGSGLGSAGRVASWTFLGLLIGQVGVWRISVVASSVTGEGLAGNAVYDRAFLLFMLPHSLVTVTLATALFTRLSGRAAAGDAAGVRADLSLGLRTVGVFTVLATTGIAVLAFPLVRAMFPTQTDTAVHSLAVVVVVLLLGLVPFGIWSLCQRVYYAYEDARGMIPVQVVMAAVVVGGTELGRALLADRYWVAAACASMALSYLVGAAAALVSVRRRLGGLDGRRVLVLHLKAGAGAVLAAAAGLGLLAALGPVQTFRDAVVACVAGAVLITAVYVGTLALLRVGELGVLLRPVLRVVRRGR